The following coding sequences lie in one Nitrospira lenta genomic window:
- a CDS encoding type II toxin-antitoxin system VapC family toxin: MPYYYFDSTALVKRYSMERGTRVVNKLMVKRGKVAILPTWTVTDFYATLSNRAQQGEITRDDCYSVLYKFELESKAGLFEFIAPTMGTYLATKELVLEYPFLRATQVMHLALALELKPLRLTIVSADSQLLAASKTAGLHIINPEDD, translated from the coding sequence ATGCCATACTACTATTTTGATTCCACCGCGCTCGTGAAACGCTACAGCATGGAACGAGGCACTCGCGTCGTCAACAAGTTGATGGTCAAGCGCGGGAAAGTCGCCATTCTGCCGACCTGGACGGTCACGGACTTTTACGCCACGCTGTCCAATCGAGCTCAGCAGGGAGAAATCACCCGGGACGATTGTTATTCGGTGTTGTATAAATTTGAGCTGGAATCGAAAGCCGGGCTCTTTGAATTTATCGCGCCGACAATGGGGACGTATCTGGCTACCAAGGAGCTGGTCCTGGAATATCCCTTTCTTCGGGCGACCCAGGTCATGCATCTGGCGTTGGCGCTGGAGTTGAAGCCGTTGCGACTGACGATCGTGAGCGCCGACTCTCAGCTGTTGGCGGCGTCAAAGACCGCGGGCTTGCATATCATCAATCCGGAAGACGACTAG
- a CDS encoding LPP20 family lipoprotein produces the protein MKTPAGLRGVVVLPLVMLFIGGLALSGCTWFGGTSKPAWVDGATGEFSSSQYLLGQGQAANKSAATDQAYAAVARIFKAEVAAQAKDWESYLLVEHRGSTNTERRLTLDQVTNVSTDKVLENVKILDTWYDRHQGMHYALAGMHRGQGEAAMMDKMRELDRMIETDLLEARQTTDKLTKVRDLRRATRNLVMRDAYNADLRVIRSSGQGTSAAYRVNELSNELDQFLSTNLVLAVEVTGDHAEPIQGALTEGLIREGLHVTTQRAGSELLVRGTVHIWPIDVRDPQFKYVRWCSDFDVVESATQRVVGVVSRGGKEGHLSDREATAKALRVIQQEFSSDLAKAIASHVFGEASLPVQASSPAGCPRESTPANPALSSPRPF, from the coding sequence ATGAAGACCCCGGCCGGCCTGAGGGGTGTGGTCGTGTTGCCGCTGGTCATGCTGTTCATCGGCGGCCTAGCCCTCTCGGGGTGCACGTGGTTTGGAGGAACGTCGAAGCCGGCCTGGGTAGACGGAGCGACGGGTGAATTTTCGTCGAGCCAATATCTGCTGGGGCAGGGCCAGGCGGCCAACAAGAGTGCGGCAACCGATCAGGCCTATGCGGCAGTCGCCAGAATTTTTAAGGCTGAGGTCGCGGCGCAGGCCAAGGACTGGGAGTCCTACTTACTGGTCGAACATCGCGGAAGCACCAATACGGAACGGCGATTGACGCTGGATCAGGTGACCAACGTCTCAACCGATAAAGTGCTCGAAAACGTGAAGATCCTGGATACCTGGTACGACCGGCATCAGGGGATGCACTATGCCTTGGCGGGGATGCATCGCGGCCAAGGCGAAGCGGCGATGATGGACAAGATGCGCGAGCTGGATCGGATGATTGAAACCGACCTGCTCGAAGCGAGGCAGACCACCGACAAATTGACGAAAGTGCGGGACCTTCGGCGTGCCACACGGAATCTTGTGATGCGTGACGCGTACAATGCGGATCTGCGCGTCATTCGTTCTTCCGGCCAGGGGACTTCGGCGGCGTATCGGGTGAATGAATTGTCGAATGAACTGGATCAATTTCTTTCGACGAACCTGGTGCTGGCGGTTGAGGTGACAGGGGATCATGCTGAGCCGATCCAAGGTGCGCTCACGGAAGGGCTCATTCGTGAGGGATTGCACGTGACCACCCAACGGGCCGGCAGTGAACTGCTGGTGCGCGGGACGGTCCATATCTGGCCGATCGATGTGCGCGATCCGCAATTTAAATATGTGCGGTGGTGCAGCGACTTTGATGTCGTAGAGTCCGCGACGCAGCGCGTGGTCGGCGTGGTCTCGCGCGGCGGGAAGGAAGGGCACCTGTCCGATCGCGAAGCCACTGCGAAAGCCCTACGGGTTATTCAACAGGAATTTTCGTCAGACCTTGCCAAAGCAATCGCATCTCATGTATTTGGAGAGGCGTCATTGCCGGTTCAGGCGTCGTCGCCGGCCGGGTGCCCGAGAGAATCCACACCGGCGAATCCGGCGTTGTCGAGCCCGCGCCCATTTTAA
- a CDS encoding COG3014 family protein: protein MNRYLLIEQSLAAGDAKQADAIVQQAEKSYGEKNRLLYDMDRGMTLQLAGEYPQSSAVLEQAEEEVERLYTRTVRSEAAAFLINDNVLPYEGDAYEHVMINVVKALNYAAQGQFQDALVEARRIDHRLNVLTDTVKDKTRYHEDGFARYLTGILYEATGDMNNAFIAYRMAYEAYETNRTWARTPVPTHLRADLLRTADALHLANEFEEYRRLFPDTAWQGSAAQRGLAQVVLISYNGRAPYKEDRFLDLPISLDALQLVLLNRGFSQSSRHQNRGVDSVLYGLNGRVVRVALPRLVTQKTQVPGEQLTLVGETGRQVSVSSELGQNISALADKSLSERLPGITVKALARAAFKFAMSEGATRGAQQAAGKDAAPWVGLVVSLLTKGLAVFSEEADKRSWQTLPDEIHIARAWVEPGQYAASVQLLGRGAGSTKESRRTLILAPGQTMVMIQRVIQ, encoded by the coding sequence GTGAATCGCTATCTGTTAATTGAGCAGAGCCTGGCGGCGGGTGATGCCAAGCAGGCCGACGCGATTGTTCAACAAGCTGAAAAATCTTACGGAGAAAAGAATCGCCTGCTCTACGACATGGATCGGGGGATGACGCTGCAATTGGCCGGTGAGTATCCGCAGAGCAGCGCGGTCTTGGAACAGGCCGAGGAGGAAGTGGAGCGGCTCTATACCAGGACGGTCCGTTCCGAAGCCGCTGCCTTTTTGATCAACGACAACGTGCTCCCCTATGAAGGGGATGCCTACGAACATGTCATGATCAATGTCGTCAAGGCTTTGAACTATGCCGCGCAGGGGCAGTTTCAAGACGCGCTGGTGGAAGCCCGTCGCATCGATCACCGCCTCAACGTACTCACGGATACGGTCAAGGACAAGACGCGCTATCATGAAGACGGGTTTGCCCGGTATCTGACGGGCATTCTCTATGAGGCGACCGGTGACATGAACAATGCGTTCATCGCCTATCGGATGGCCTATGAGGCGTATGAAACCAATCGAACCTGGGCGCGTACGCCGGTGCCGACACACCTCCGCGCCGATCTCCTGCGGACCGCCGATGCGCTTCATTTGGCGAATGAGTTTGAGGAGTATCGGCGGCTCTTCCCTGACACGGCATGGCAGGGAAGCGCGGCGCAGCGAGGCCTCGCCCAAGTGGTATTGATCAGCTATAATGGCCGCGCCCCCTACAAGGAGGACCGCTTTCTTGACTTGCCGATCAGCCTGGATGCCTTGCAGCTCGTGCTGCTGAATCGCGGGTTCTCACAGTCGTCGCGGCATCAGAACCGGGGTGTCGATAGCGTCTTGTATGGCCTCAATGGGCGTGTCGTGCGCGTGGCGTTGCCTCGATTGGTGACGCAGAAAACGCAGGTGCCCGGGGAGCAGCTGACGCTGGTCGGCGAAACTGGCCGGCAGGTGAGCGTCTCATCGGAGCTGGGGCAAAACATCTCCGCGCTGGCCGATAAAAGTCTTTCCGAGCGGTTGCCCGGCATCACGGTGAAGGCCCTGGCTCGTGCCGCCTTCAAGTTCGCGATGTCGGAAGGGGCCACACGCGGGGCCCAGCAAGCGGCGGGGAAAGACGCTGCGCCGTGGGTGGGATTAGTAGTGAGTCTTCTCACCAAAGGACTCGCGGTGTTTTCGGAAGAGGCCGACAAGCGAAGTTGGCAGACGCTCCCGGATGAAATTCACATCGCGCGCGCCTGGGTCGAGCCCGGGCAGTATGCCGCGTCGGTGCAGCTCCTCGGGCGAGGAGCCGGCTCCACCAAGGAGAGTCGACGCACGCTCATTCTGGCTCCCGGACAAACGATGGTCATGATTCAACGGGTGATTCAATGA
- a CDS encoding penicillin-binding protein activator LpoB has product MAMKAGWLALGAVSVLTLAGCGHETKVTRVDAGVVTDLSGRWNDTDSRMVAETMVKESLDYPWLGNFTQAKHREPVVVVGTILNSSHEHISVQTFVTDLERELTNSQKVTFVAGKGEREELRTERKEQAMYSREDTQKAPGKEIGADYMMKGTISTILDELDGTKAVFYQVDLQMIDLESNAKVWYGQKKIKKVIEKKRTIF; this is encoded by the coding sequence ATGGCGATGAAGGCTGGCTGGCTGGCGCTGGGAGCGGTGTCGGTGTTGACTCTGGCGGGATGCGGGCATGAAACGAAAGTCACGCGGGTCGATGCCGGTGTGGTGACTGACCTGAGCGGCCGATGGAACGACACTGACTCGCGGATGGTGGCCGAGACTATGGTGAAGGAATCGCTCGACTATCCCTGGCTCGGCAACTTTACCCAAGCCAAGCATCGCGAGCCTGTCGTGGTCGTCGGCACGATCCTGAACAGCAGCCATGAACATATCAGCGTCCAGACGTTCGTGACCGACCTCGAACGCGAGCTGACGAACTCACAAAAAGTTACCTTCGTCGCGGGCAAAGGCGAGCGCGAGGAGCTTCGAACCGAGCGCAAAGAGCAGGCGATGTATTCCCGCGAGGATACGCAAAAGGCTCCCGGAAAAGAAATCGGCGCCGACTATATGATGAAAGGTACGATTTCGACCATCCTCGACGAGCTGGACGGGACGAAGGCGGTATTTTATCAGGTGGATCTCCAGATGATCGACCTGGAGAGCAATGCCAAAGTGTGGTACGGGCAGAAGAAGATTAAAAAGGTCATCGAAAAGAAGCGAACCATTTTCTAG
- a CDS encoding LPP20 family lipoprotein encodes MATSQGHFTRLAGTGLAIVLLVGLAACGGPPKWVQNGSGAFNEKDSKAFYGVGAVVGVRNEPLAWDTAENRARAEIAKTFETYTGYLMRDYAASTTAGDFTRNTEEQNVERAIKTVTTATLSGVRPIDRYKDDKTNTYYVLTKLNLEEMKNNLEQAKELNAQVRDFVRKNADKMFDRLEKEEDKRLAR; translated from the coding sequence ATGGCTACATCGCAAGGGCATTTTACGAGACTGGCCGGCACCGGGCTTGCCATTGTTCTCCTGGTCGGACTTGCCGCCTGCGGTGGCCCTCCAAAGTGGGTGCAAAATGGGTCGGGCGCGTTCAACGAGAAGGATAGCAAGGCCTTCTATGGGGTGGGGGCGGTGGTCGGTGTGCGGAACGAGCCATTGGCCTGGGATACGGCGGAAAATCGTGCGCGCGCTGAAATTGCCAAGACCTTTGAGACCTATACCGGGTACTTGATGAGAGATTATGCGGCATCGACAACCGCCGGCGATTTCACCAGAAACACGGAAGAGCAGAACGTCGAACGGGCGATCAAGACGGTCACGACGGCGACGCTGAGCGGCGTGCGGCCGATTGATCGGTATAAGGACGACAAGACCAATACCTATTATGTTCTGACCAAGCTGAACCTCGAGGAAATGAAGAACAACTTGGAGCAGGCGAAAGAGCTCAATGCGCAGGTGCGCGACTTTGTCAGGAAGAATGCCGACAAGATGTTCGATCGGCTGGAGAAAGAAGAAGACAAACGGTTAGCGCGATAA
- a CDS encoding caspase family protein, giving the protein MFTRNLCARSLGLGLLLLACLSGSSPASAQLGKPEGLYYRSWAVVVGIEHYLLAPSIPGALADAKTMAQAFRQMGFDEVVEVYDKDASFRHLQQLFSDMLPRKVGRMDRLVLFYVGHSGVTQDADGKDLGYLVPSDAQVNNVAKSITFDQLKDFTRRLAAKHTLLILDTAVRGWEATAPQQLSLEGRLSPENDTERRAMQVITAGDKGEVSKRVGDASVFVKALLAGLQGAADLNKNGWLMASELGAYLEKEIPGVTQGQQHPISARLDGDGDIVLIEGRKAAFVLGAGPQTPAERQQAARAHYDQAFALLQEGKHVDEALERLNRSIELNPEFGDAYVLKSYLRLEVLPNLDEALTAGQLAVQHAPTNPDSYYTLGLIYEKRSRFPEAEQAFLQALKVSAGYQDVYFSLGLLYADRLKDQAKSVEAFRRYLELGGTDSRARAAVSQADTPSKP; this is encoded by the coding sequence ATGTTCACGAGAAATTTGTGTGCGAGAAGTCTTGGTCTCGGGCTGTTGTTGCTTGCCTGTTTGAGCGGATCGTCTCCTGCCTCTGCCCAGTTAGGAAAACCTGAGGGGCTTTACTATAGATCATGGGCCGTCGTCGTCGGGATCGAGCACTATTTGCTGGCACCATCAATTCCCGGAGCCTTGGCGGATGCCAAGACGATGGCTCAGGCATTTCGTCAGATGGGCTTCGACGAGGTGGTCGAGGTCTATGATAAGGATGCCAGCTTTCGCCATCTGCAGCAGCTCTTCTCGGACATGCTGCCGCGCAAGGTCGGGCGGATGGATCGTCTGGTGCTCTTCTACGTAGGTCATTCCGGCGTGACGCAAGATGCCGATGGGAAGGACCTCGGCTATCTGGTTCCATCGGATGCGCAGGTCAATAATGTCGCCAAGTCCATTACTTTCGACCAGCTCAAGGACTTTACCCGGCGTCTGGCGGCGAAACACACGCTGCTCATTCTTGATACGGCGGTCCGGGGCTGGGAAGCCACGGCGCCTCAGCAGTTGTCGCTCGAAGGCCGCTTATCCCCGGAGAACGACACGGAACGGCGGGCGATGCAGGTGATTACTGCGGGGGATAAGGGAGAAGTGTCTAAGCGTGTCGGAGATGCGAGTGTCTTTGTCAAAGCGCTGCTGGCTGGACTCCAGGGTGCGGCGGATCTGAACAAGAATGGCTGGCTGATGGCGTCTGAGTTGGGAGCCTATCTTGAGAAGGAAATTCCCGGCGTCACGCAGGGCCAACAACATCCGATATCCGCCAGACTGGACGGGGACGGCGATATCGTTCTCATCGAAGGGCGCAAGGCGGCGTTCGTCCTCGGCGCAGGGCCTCAGACGCCGGCTGAACGGCAACAGGCGGCACGGGCGCACTATGACCAGGCCTTTGCGTTGCTCCAGGAAGGGAAGCACGTCGATGAGGCTTTGGAGCGGCTGAACCGCTCGATTGAATTGAACCCGGAATTCGGCGATGCCTATGTGCTGAAAAGTTATCTCCGGTTGGAGGTCTTGCCCAATCTTGACGAGGCCTTGACCGCCGGCCAGCTGGCTGTTCAGCACGCACCCACGAACCCCGATTCGTACTACACACTGGGGTTGATCTATGAAAAACGAAGCCGTTTCCCTGAGGCTGAACAGGCGTTCTTGCAGGCGCTGAAGGTGAGTGCCGGTTACCAGGATGTCTATTTTTCGCTCGGCCTGCTCTATGCCGACCGTCTGAAGGATCAGGCGAAGTCCGTTGAGGCGTTTCGCCGGTATCTCGAGTTGGGCGGGACCGATTCCCGCGCGCGCGCGGCGGTGAGCCAGGCCGATACTCCATCAAAGCCCTAG